The following coding sequences are from one Brienomyrus brachyistius isolate T26 chromosome 2, BBRACH_0.4, whole genome shotgun sequence window:
- the rnf181 gene encoding E3 ubiquitin-protein ligase RNF181 — protein MASYFDEHNCEPTNPEEQYRQNALLELARSLMQGMDIDLGPFDISEWDQRLPPPAAKAVVQNLPTVVITFEQADRGLKCPVCLLEFEEDETVRKMPCEHLFHSSCILPWLGKTNSCPLCRLELPTDNHEYEEFRKDKERRKQMEHRLENLHGAMYT, from the exons ATGGCGTCCTACTTTGACGAGCACAACTGCGAGCCcaccaacccggaggaacagtACCGCCAGAATGCTTTGCTGGAGCTTGCCAG GTCTCTGATGCAGGGCATGGACATTGACCTGGGTCCATTTGACATATCAGAGTGGGACCAGCGCCTACCACCTCCTGCCGCCAAAGCTGTGGTACAGAACCTCCCCACGGTCGTTATCACCTTTGAGCAAGCAG ACAGAGGTCTGAAATGCCCTGTGTGCTTGCTGGAGTTTGAGGAAGATGAGACCGTGAGGAAGATGCCTTGTGAACACCTTTTTCATTCCAGCTGCATCCTGCCGTGGCTGGGAAAG ACGAACTCCTGTCCTCTCTGTCGCCTCGAGCTGCCGACAGACAACCACGAGTATGAGGAGTTCCGGAAAGACAAG GAGCGAAGAAAGCAGATGGAGCACAGACTGGAGAATTTGCATGGAGCCATGTACACTTAA
- the vamp5 gene encoding vesicle-associated membrane protein 5, whose product MENGKNRLQQVQDDAEEVKGIMLENLQKVEDRSGKLRELEDRADQLLVQSKAFQKTTATVKRRACLQAMKMRLLLGGLVAVLLVIVIVVIIILTVPSSKTNNTDPTNDGRR is encoded by the exons ATG GAGAACGGCAAGAACCGCCTGCAGCAGGTTCAGGATGATGCAGAGGAGGTGAAGGGCATCATGCTGGAAAACCTGCAGAAGGTTGAGGACAGGTCGGGCAAACTGAGGGAGCTCGAGGATCGGGCCGACCAACTGCTGGTGCAG AGCAAGGCCTTCCAAAAGACCACAGCAACCGTGAAGCGGCGGGCCTGTTTGCAGGCCATGAAGATGAGGCTGCTGTTAGGGGGCCTCGTGGCAGTGCTTCTGGTGATCGTCATTGTGGTCATCATTATACTTACAGTACCCAGCAGTAAGACAAACAACACCGACCCAACAAATGACGGGAGGAGATAG